The Trypanosoma brucei gambiense DAL972 chromosome 10, complete sequence genome has a segment encoding these proteins:
- a CDS encoding mitochondrial carrier protein, putative has translation MSITNIAAVDDITSGSSSKVEYPSSAPSPTSLSRNAVNRSFSDLHKDTWFVLVSFNAMLRTLLLHPLYLAISRKRITREAKPPSVFSIIASAYRGEVGGGNNSSKKVRGLRAIYRGVGAAMIGNLIGELVYLHTMEWTKEALDVAFADANVAPERGRDFRTNSFSAAVGGMAGELASLLLVTPIVVVCNRQMTAGYGMSSSNTYGSLRDTLREVSNLYKQPGVGTSWGTARYKLRGLYAGLLPGIMTLPASGVWWALYSRSKAILYTMAEPTLSRWEREMSLVEEKKSPWQQNWLLSPTDNPALNAFAGVVASCVTSFLFNPVDVLHTRMQALPTVSGAVKGAQYTSLRTVVCDLLSAEGWRGLLKGTVANVGASVVGGVVFSSVFELTKLGSDRELWKQI, from the coding sequence ATGAGTATCACCAACATCGCTGCCGTTGACGACATTACATCTGGTAGTTCATCAAAGGTTGAGTATCCGTCTAGCGCACCGTCACCAACGTCACTGTCTAGAAATGCAGTGAACCGCAGTTTCTCTGATCTTCACAAAGATACATGGTTTGTGTTAGTCAGCTTTAACGCAATGCTACGaacgttgctgctgcatccACTTTACCTTGCCATATCCCGTAAGCGCATCACAAGGGAAGCGAAACCTCCATCCGTATTCTCCATCATAGCCTCTGCATACCGTGGTGAAGTGGGCGGTGGCAACAACTCGAGTAAGAAAGTGAGGGGTCTTCGGGCTATTTATCGTGGTGTTGGGGCGGCAATGATAGGAAACCTTATAGGCGAACTGGTCTATCTCCACACGATGGAGTGGACGAAAGAGGCACTGGATGTCGCATTCGCCGACGCGAACGTTGCTCCTGAGCGCGGCCGTGATTTCCGGACCAACAGTTTCTCAGCAGCTGTGGGTGGCATGGCGGGGGAGCTAGCATCACTTCTTCTTGTAACTCCCATTGTGGTTGTGTGCAACCGCCAAATGACTGCGGGGTATGGCATGAGTAGCAGCAACACCTACGGATCACTCCGTGACACTTTACGGGAGGTCAGTAATCTCTACAAGCAACCCGGCGTCGGTACAAGTTGGGGCACTGCTCGATACAAATTGCGTGGTCTCTACGCTGGGCTTCTGCCCGGTATCATGACACTCCCCGCAAGTGGCGTGTGGTGGGCACTCTACAGCAGGTCAAAAGCTATTCTATATACAATGGCAGAACCAACCCTCTCGCGCTGGGAGCGGGAGATGAGCCTCGTTGAGGAGAAAAAGTCACCATGGCAGCAAAATTGGCTTCTTTCCCCAACAGACAACCCCGCACTGAACGCCTTTGCGGGTGTGGTCGCAAGTTGCGTAACATCGTTCTTATTTAATCCCGTTGATGTGCTACATACGAGGATGCAGGCTCTCCCTACAGTTTCTGGCGCTGTCAAGGGCGCCCAGTACACCTCTTTGCGTACTGTAGTATGTGACCTTTTATCAGCGGAGGGATGGCGAGGGTTGCTTAAGGGTACTGTTGCAAACGTAGGAGCATCAGTTGTGGGTGGCGTGGTTTTCTCGTCAGTATTTGAGTTAACGAAGCTCGGAAGTGACCGAGAACTCTGGAAACAAATATGA